In a genomic window of Suricata suricatta isolate VVHF042 chromosome 12, meerkat_22Aug2017_6uvM2_HiC, whole genome shotgun sequence:
- the STAP2 gene encoding signal-transducing adaptor protein 2, with product MASALSPPRVPKPKAALPSHYHESFLEKKGPCDRVSRLEAQLLLERYPECGNLLLRPSGDGTGGVSVTTRQSLNGTWVVRHYKVKHEGPKYVIDVEEPFSCASLHAVVNYFVSHTKKALVPFLPEEDYEKVLGYVEADKENGESVWVAPETPAPQSPGPTPPSGGPKQLPPVPVTPASSQDKLTPLPDQDENYVIPIADSPVATYVNGDVPGPSRPVVLKPKRLAKVQGKPPKLPKPPIVPKPEPKGLSGGLAKKPVGNSAQAFFPATGLADLTAELEEKLQRRRALEHSAGHAGDQ from the exons ATGGCCTCGGCCCTCAGCCCACCCCGGGTCCCCAAGCCCAAGGCTGCTCTACCTTCTCACTACCACGAGAGCTTTCTGGAGAAGAAGGGGCCCTGTGACCGG GTGAGCCGGCTGGAGGCGCAGCTGCTCCTGGAGCGCTACCCCGAGTGCGGAAACCTGCTGCTGCGGCCCAGCGGGGACGGAACGGGCGGCGTGTCGGTCACCACCCGCCAGTCGCTCAACGG GACGTGGGTGGTCCGACACTACAAGGTGAAGCATGAGGGCCCCAAGTATGTGATCGACGTGGAGGAGCCG TTCTCCTGCGCCTCACTCCACGCAGTGGTCAACTATTTCGTGTCACACACCAAGAAGGCGCTGGTCCCCTTCCTGCCAGAGGAGGACTATGAGAAGGTGCTAG GCTACGTGGAGGCGGATAAAGAGAACGGCGAGAGTGTGTGGGTGGCACCCGAGACCCCTGCGCCCCAAAGCCCAG GTCCCACACCCCCGTCGGGTGGCCCCAAGCAGCTGCCTCCCGTGCCCGTCACGCCTGCGTCAAGCCAGGACAAGCTGACCCCACTCCCGGACCAGGATGAGAACTATGTGATCCCCATCGCAGACTCCCCAGTTGCCACCTATGTGAATGGGGATG TGCCTGGCCCTAGTCGGCCGGTCGTCCTGAAGCCCAAGAGGTTGGCCAAGGTTCAAGGAAAGCCTCCAAAGCTACCAAAGCCACCCATTGTGCCCAAGCCAG aGCCCAAAGGCCTCAGCGGTGGCCTGGCCAAGAAGCCGGTGGGCAACTCAGCACAGGCCTTCTTCCCCGCGACAG GCCTGGCAGATTTGACGGCGGAGCTGGAGGAGAAACTGCAGAGGAGGAGGGCGCTGGAACACTCAGCTGGACACGCTGGGGACCAGTGA